Proteins from a single region of Kogia breviceps isolate mKogBre1 chromosome 5, mKogBre1 haplotype 1, whole genome shotgun sequence:
- the EIF4G1 gene encoding eukaryotic translation initiation factor 4 gamma 1 isoform X1: MNKAPQPTGPPPAPSPGLPQPAFPPGQTAPVVFSTPQATQMNTPSQPRQGGFRSLQHFYPSRAQPPSSAASRVQSAAPARPGPAAHVYPAGSQVMMIPSQISYPASQGAYYIPGQGRSTYVVPTQQYPVQPGAPSFYPGASPTEFGTYAGAYYPAQGVQQFPTGVAPPPVLMNQPPQIAPKRERKTIRIRDPNQGGKDITEEIMSGARTASTPTPPQTGGGLEPQANGETPQVAVVVRPDDRSQGAIIGERPGLPGPEHSPSESQPSSPSPTPSPPPVLEPGSEPNLTVLPIPGDTMTTGMIQTSVEESTPVPPETGEPYCLSPEPTPLAEPILEVEVTLSKPVPESEFSSSPLQVPTPLASHKVEILPEPNGTVLSENLEPELESSPELAPLPPPACPSESPMPIAPTAQPEELLNGAPSPPAVDLSPVSEPEEQAKEATASVAPPTVLSATPAVVSPAASPAQEEDMEEEEEEEEEGEAEGEKGGEEPLPLESTPVPAHLSQNLEVASATQVAVSVPKRRRKIKELNKKETVGDLLDAFKEVNPGVPEVENQPPVGNNPSPEPEGSSVPPRPEEADETWDSKEDKIQNAENIQPGEQKYEYKSDQWKPLNLEEKKRYDREFLLGFQFIFASMQKPEGLPHISDVVLDKANKTPLRPLDPARLQGINCGPDFTPSFANLGRPALSRGPPRGGPGGELPRGPQAGLGPRRSQQGSRKEPRKIIATVSMTEDIKLNKAEKAWKPSSKRTAADKDRGEEDTDGSKTQDLFRRVRSILNKLTPQMFQQLMKQVTQLAIDTEERLKGVIDLIFEKAISEPNFSVAYANMCRCLMALKVPTTEKPAVTVNFRKLLLNRCQKEFEKDKDDDEVFEKKQKEMDEAATAEERGRLKEELEEARDIARRRSLGNIKFIGELFKLKMLTEAIMHDCVVKLLKNHDEESLECLCRLLTTIGKDLDFEKAKPRMDQYFNQMEKIIKEKKTSSRIRFMLQDVLDLRRSNWVPRRGDQGPKTIDQIHKEAEMEEHREHIKVQQLMAKGSDKRRGGPPGPPISRGLPLVDDGGWNTVPISKGSRPIDTSRLTKITKPGSIDSNNQLFAPGGRLSWGKGSSGGSGAKPSDAASEAARPATSTLNRFSALQQAVPTESTDNRRVVQRSSLSRERGEKAGDRGDRLERSERGGDRLDRARTPATKRSFSKEVEERSRERPSQPEGLRKAASLTEDRDRGRDAVKREAALPAVSPPKAALSEEELEKKSRAIIEEYLHLNDMKEAVQCVQELASPSLLFIFVRHGIESTLERSAIAREHMGRLLHQLLCAGHLSTAQYYQGLYEILELAEDMEIDIPHVWLYLAELVTPILHEGGMPMGELFREITKPLRPLGKAASLLLEILGLLCKSMGPKKVGTLWREAGLSWKEFLPEGQDVGAFVTAQKVEYTLGEESEALGQRLLSSEELNKQLEKLLKEGSSNQRVFDWIEANVNEEQVASNTLVRALMTTVCYSAIIFETPLRVDVAVLKARAKLLQKYLCDEQTELQALYALQALVVTLEQPPNLLRMFFDALYDEDVVKEDAFYSWESSKDPAEQQGKGVALKSVTAFFKWLREAEEEESDHN, translated from the exons CCCTGGACTCCCACAG CCAGCGTTTCCCCCGGGGCAGACAGCACCGGTGGTGTTCAGTACGCCTCAAGCGACACAAATGAACACGCCTTCTCAGCCCCGCCAG GGAGGATTCAGGTCTCTGCAG CACTTCTACCCTAGCCGGGCCCAGCCCCCGAGCAGTGCAGCCTCCCGAGTGCAGAgtgcagcccccgcccgccctggcccAGCTGCCCATGTCTACCCTGCTGGATCCCAAGTAATGATGATCCCTTCCCAGATCTCCTACCCAGCCTCCCAGGGGGCCTACTACATCCCTGGACAG GGGCGTTCCACATATGTTGTCCCGACACAGCAGTATCCTGTGCAGCCGGGAGCCCCAAGCTTCTATCCGGGTGCAAGCCCTACAGAGTTTGGGACCTACG CTGGCGCCTACTACCCAGCCCAGGGTGTGCAGCAATTTCCCACTGGTGTGGCTCCCCCGCCGGTTTTGATGAACCAGCCACCCCAGATTGCTCCCAAGAGGGAGCGGAAGACG ATCCGAATTCGAGACCCAAatcaaggagggaaggatatcACGGAGGAGATCATGTCTGGGGCCCGCACTGCCTccacacccacccctccccag ACGGGAGGTGGTCTGGAGCCTCAGGCTAATGGGGAGACACCCCAGGTTGCTGTTGTTGTCCGGCCAG ATGACCGGTCGCAGGGAGCAATCATTGGGGAGCGGCCAGGGCTGCCTGGCCCAGAGCACAGCCCTTCAGAATCCCAGCCTTCGTCACCTTCTCCGACCCCATCACCACCGCCAGTCTTGGAACCCGGGTCTGAGCCTAATCTCACAGTCCTCCCTATTCCTGGGGACACTATGACAACGGGGATGATACAGACGTCTGTAGAAGAATCAACCCCCGTGCCCCCTGAAACTGGGGAGCCATATTGCCTCTCTCCAGAACCCACTCCCCTCGCTGAACCCATACTGGAAGTAGAAGTGACACTTAGCAAACCAGTTCCAGAATCTGAGTTCTCTTCCAGTCCTCTCCAGGTTCCCACCCCCCTGGCATCTCACAAGGTGGAAATTCTTCCTGAGCCTAATGGCACGGTCCTATCTGAGAATTTGGAACCAGAGTTGGAGTCGAGCCCAGAGcttgcccctctccctcccccggcTTGTCCCTCTGAATCCCCCATGCCCATTGCTCCAACTGCCCAACCTGAGGAACTGCTCAACGGAGCCCCCTCGCCACCAGCTGTGGACTTAAGCCCAGTCAGTGAACCAGAGGAGCAGGCCAAGGAGGCTACAGCATCGGTGGCTCCCCCCACCGTCCTTTCTGCCACTCCAGCTGTGGTTTCTCCAGCTGCTTCCCCTGCTCAGGAGGAGGAcatggaggaagaggaagaagaggaagaggaaggagaagctgagggtgagaagggaggagaggaacCGCTCCCCCTAGAGAGCACCCCTGTCCCAGCCCACCTGTCCCAGAATTTGGAGGTGGCATCAGCCACCCAAG TGGCAGTATCTGTGCCAAAGAGGAGACGGAAAATTAAGGAGCTCAATAAGAAGGAGACTGTAGGAGACCTTCTAGATGCCTTCAAGGAG GTGAACCCAGGAGTACCAGAGGTAGAAAATCAGCCTCCTGTAGGCAACAATCCCAGCCCAGAGCCTGAGGGCAGCAGTGTGCCCCCGCGACCTGAGGAAGCAGACGAGACCTGGGACTCAAAGGAAGACAAGATTCAAAATGCTGAGAACATCCAGCCGGGGGAACAGAAGTATGAATATAAGTCAG ATCAGTGGAAGCCTCTAAACCTTGAGGAGAAAAAGCGTTATGACCGTGAGTTCCTGCTTGGCTTTCAGTTCATCTTTGCCAGTATGCAGAAGCCAGAGGGATTGCCCCATATCAGTGATGTGGTGTTGGATAAG GCCAATAAAACACCATTGCGGCCACTGGATCCCGCTAGACTTCAAGGCATAAATTGTGGCCCAGACTTCACCCCATCCTTTGCCAACCTTGGCCGACCAGCCCTTAGCCGCGGGCCCCCGAGGGGTGGGCCAGGTGGGGAGCTGCCCCGAGGGCCG CAGGCTGGTCTGGGACCCCGGCGATCTCAGCAGGGCTCCCGAAAGGAACCACGCAAGATCATTGCCACGGTGTCAATGACTGAAGATATAAAGCTGAACAAAGCAGAGAAGGCCTGGAAACCCAGTAGCAAGCGGACAGCGGCTGATAAGGACCGAGGGGAGGAGGACACTGATGGCAGCAAAACCCAG gaCCTGTTCCGCAGGGTGCGCTCCATCCTGAATAAGCTGACACCCCAGATGTTCCAGCAGCTGATGAAGCAGGTGACGCAGCTAGCCATCGACACCGAGGAACGCCTCAAAGGGGTCATTGACCTCATCTTCGAGAAGGCCATTTCAGAACCCAACTTCTCCGTGGCCTATGCCAACATGTGCCGCTGCCTCATGGCG CTGAAAGTGCCCACTACAGAAAAGCCAGCAGTGACTGTGAACTTCCGAAAACTGTTGTTAAACCGATGTCAGAAGGAGtttgaaaaagacaaagatgacGATGAGGTTTTTGAGAAGAAGCAAAAAGAGATGGATGAAGCTGCTACG GCAGAGGAACGGGGACGCCTGAAGGAAGAGCTGGAAGAGGCTCGAGACATAGCCCGGCGGCGCTCTTTAGGGAATATCAAGTTTATCGGGGAGTTGTTCAAGCTGAAGATGTTAACAGAGGCAATCATGCACGACTGTGTGGTTAAACTACTTAAGAACCATGATGAAGAGTCCCTCGAATGCCTTTGCCGTCTGCTCACCACCATTGGCAAAGACCTGGACTTTGAAAAGGCCAAG CCCCGGATGGATCAATATTTCAACCAGATGGAAAAAATCATTAAGGAAAAGAAGACTTCATCCCGAATCCGCTTTATGCTGCAAGACGTGCTGGATCTGCGACGG AGCAATTGGGTGCCGCGTCGAGGGGACCAGGGTCCCAAGACGATTGACCAAATCCACAAGGAAGCTGAGATGGAGGAGCATCGGGAGCACATAAAAGTGCAGCAGTTAATGGCCAAGGGCAGCGACAAGCGTCGGGGTGGCCCTCCAGGCCCACCCATCA GTCGTGGACTTCCACTTGTGGATGATGGTGGCTGGAACACAGTGCCCATCAGCAAGGGCAGCCGCCCTATTGACACCTCACGACTCACTAAGATCACGAAG CCTGGCTCCATTGATTCTAACAACCAGCTGTTTGCACCTGGAGGGCGATTGAGCTGGGGCAAGGGTAGCAGTGGAGGCTCAGGAGCCAAGCCCTCCGATGCAG CATCAGAAGCTGCTCGTCCAGCTACTAGTACCTTGAATCGCTTCTCAGCCCTTCAACAAGCAGTACCTACAGAAAGCACAGATAACAGACGTGTGGTACAGAG GAGTAGCTTGAGCCGGGAACGAGGTGAGAAAGCTGGGGACCGGGGAGACCGCCTAGAGCGGAGTGAACGGGGAGGTGACCGGCTTGATCGTGCACGGACACCCGCCACCAAGCGGAGCTTCAGCAAGGAAGTGGAGGAACGGAGTAGAGAGCGGccctctcagcctgagggacTGCGCAAGGCAGCTAGCCTCACGGAGGATCGGGACCGCGGGCGGGATGCTG TGAAGCGAGAAGCCGCCCTGCCCGCTGTGAGTCCCCCGAAGGCTGCGCTCTCTGAAGAGGAGCTGGAGAAGAAATCCAGGGCCATTATTGAGGAGTACCTCCATCTCAATGACATGAAG GAGGCGGTTCAGTGCGTGCAGGAGCTGGCCTCGCCCTCGCTGCTCTTCATCTTTGTGCGGCACGGCATCGAGTCCACGCTGGAGCGCAGCGCCATTGCCCGTGAGCACATGGGACGACTGCTGCACCAGCTGCTCTGTGCCGGGCACCTCTCCACTGCTCAGTACTACCAAGG GCTATATGAAATCCTGGAATTGGCTGAAGACATGGAAATTGACATCCCTCATGTGTGGCTCTACCTAGCAGAACTGGTAACGCCCATTCTGCATGAAGGTGGGATGCCCATGGGGGAGCTGTTCAG GGAGATTACAAAACCTCTGAGACCCCTGGGCAAAGCTGCTTCCCTGTTGCTGGAGATCCTGGGACTCCTATGCAAAAGCATG GGTCCCAAGAAGGTGGGGACGCTGTGGCGAGAGGCTGGACTCAGCTGGAAGGAATTTTTACCTGAAGGCCAGGATGTCGGTGCCTTTGTCACTGCACAG AAGGTGGAGTATACCTTGGGAGAGGAGTCAGAAGCCCTTGGCCAGAGGTTGCTGTCCTCTGAGGAGCTGAACAAGCAGCTGGAGAAGCTGCTGAAGGAGGGCAGCAGTAACCAGCGGGTGTTTGACTGGATAGAG GCCAACGTGAATGAGGAGCAGGTAGCATCCAACACATTAGTTCGAGCTCTCATGACAACAGTCTGCTACTCTGCAATTATCT TTGAGACTCCTCTCCGAGTGGATGTTGCGGTGCTGAAAGCGCGAGCGAAACTGCTACAGAAGTACCTGTGTGATGAGCAGACGGAGCTGCAGGCGCTCTATGCCCTCCAGGCCCTTGTAGTGACCTTAGAACAGCCCCCCA ACCTGCTTCGGATGTTCTTTGATGCGCTGTACGATGAGGACGTGGTGAAGGAGGACGCCTTCTATAGTTGGGAGAGTAGCAAGGACCCCGCTGAACAGCAGGGCAAGGGTGTGGCCCTTAAATCTGTCACAGCTTTCTTCAAGTGGCTTCGtgaggcggaggaggaggagtcTGACCACAACTGA
- the EIF4G1 gene encoding eukaryotic translation initiation factor 4 gamma 1 isoform X2, with protein MNKAPQPTGPPPAPSPGLPQPAFPPGQTAPVVFSTPQATQMNTPSQPRQGGFRSLQHFYPSRAQPPSSAASRVQSAAPARPGPAAHVYPAGSQVMMIPSQISYPASQGAYYIPGQGRSTYVVPTQQYPVQPGAPSFYPGASPTEFGTYAGAYYPAQGVQQFPTGVAPPPVLMNQPPQIAPKRERKTIRIRDPNQGGKDITEEIMSGARTASTPTPPQTGGGLEPQANGETPQVAVVVRPDDRSQGAIIGERPGLPGPEHSPSESQPSSPSPTPSPPPVLEPGSEPNLTVLPIPGDTMTTGMIQTSVEESTPVPPETGEPYCLSPEPTPLAEPILEVEVTLSKPVPESEFSSSPLQVPTPLASHKVEILPEPNGTVLSENLEPELESSPELAPLPPPACPSESPMPIAPTAQPEELLNGAPSPPAVDLSPVSEPEEQAKEATASVAPPTVLSATPAVVSPAASPAQEEDMEEEEEEEEEGEAEGEKGGEEPLPLESTPVPAHLSQNLEVASATQVAVSVPKRRRKIKELNKKETVGDLLDAFKEVNPGVPEVENQPPVGNNPSPEPEGSSVPPRPEEADETWDSKEDKIQNAENIQPGEQKYEYKSDQWKPLNLEEKKRYDREFLLGFQFIFASMQKPEGLPHISDVVLDKANKTPLRPLDPARLQGINCGPDFTPSFANLGRPALSRGPPRGGPGGELPRGPAGLGPRRSQQGSRKEPRKIIATVSMTEDIKLNKAEKAWKPSSKRTAADKDRGEEDTDGSKTQDLFRRVRSILNKLTPQMFQQLMKQVTQLAIDTEERLKGVIDLIFEKAISEPNFSVAYANMCRCLMALKVPTTEKPAVTVNFRKLLLNRCQKEFEKDKDDDEVFEKKQKEMDEAATAEERGRLKEELEEARDIARRRSLGNIKFIGELFKLKMLTEAIMHDCVVKLLKNHDEESLECLCRLLTTIGKDLDFEKAKPRMDQYFNQMEKIIKEKKTSSRIRFMLQDVLDLRRSNWVPRRGDQGPKTIDQIHKEAEMEEHREHIKVQQLMAKGSDKRRGGPPGPPISRGLPLVDDGGWNTVPISKGSRPIDTSRLTKITKPGSIDSNNQLFAPGGRLSWGKGSSGGSGAKPSDAASEAARPATSTLNRFSALQQAVPTESTDNRRVVQRSSLSRERGEKAGDRGDRLERSERGGDRLDRARTPATKRSFSKEVEERSRERPSQPEGLRKAASLTEDRDRGRDAVKREAALPAVSPPKAALSEEELEKKSRAIIEEYLHLNDMKEAVQCVQELASPSLLFIFVRHGIESTLERSAIAREHMGRLLHQLLCAGHLSTAQYYQGLYEILELAEDMEIDIPHVWLYLAELVTPILHEGGMPMGELFREITKPLRPLGKAASLLLEILGLLCKSMGPKKVGTLWREAGLSWKEFLPEGQDVGAFVTAQKVEYTLGEESEALGQRLLSSEELNKQLEKLLKEGSSNQRVFDWIEANVNEEQVASNTLVRALMTTVCYSAIIFETPLRVDVAVLKARAKLLQKYLCDEQTELQALYALQALVVTLEQPPNLLRMFFDALYDEDVVKEDAFYSWESSKDPAEQQGKGVALKSVTAFFKWLREAEEEESDHN; from the exons CCCTGGACTCCCACAG CCAGCGTTTCCCCCGGGGCAGACAGCACCGGTGGTGTTCAGTACGCCTCAAGCGACACAAATGAACACGCCTTCTCAGCCCCGCCAG GGAGGATTCAGGTCTCTGCAG CACTTCTACCCTAGCCGGGCCCAGCCCCCGAGCAGTGCAGCCTCCCGAGTGCAGAgtgcagcccccgcccgccctggcccAGCTGCCCATGTCTACCCTGCTGGATCCCAAGTAATGATGATCCCTTCCCAGATCTCCTACCCAGCCTCCCAGGGGGCCTACTACATCCCTGGACAG GGGCGTTCCACATATGTTGTCCCGACACAGCAGTATCCTGTGCAGCCGGGAGCCCCAAGCTTCTATCCGGGTGCAAGCCCTACAGAGTTTGGGACCTACG CTGGCGCCTACTACCCAGCCCAGGGTGTGCAGCAATTTCCCACTGGTGTGGCTCCCCCGCCGGTTTTGATGAACCAGCCACCCCAGATTGCTCCCAAGAGGGAGCGGAAGACG ATCCGAATTCGAGACCCAAatcaaggagggaaggatatcACGGAGGAGATCATGTCTGGGGCCCGCACTGCCTccacacccacccctccccag ACGGGAGGTGGTCTGGAGCCTCAGGCTAATGGGGAGACACCCCAGGTTGCTGTTGTTGTCCGGCCAG ATGACCGGTCGCAGGGAGCAATCATTGGGGAGCGGCCAGGGCTGCCTGGCCCAGAGCACAGCCCTTCAGAATCCCAGCCTTCGTCACCTTCTCCGACCCCATCACCACCGCCAGTCTTGGAACCCGGGTCTGAGCCTAATCTCACAGTCCTCCCTATTCCTGGGGACACTATGACAACGGGGATGATACAGACGTCTGTAGAAGAATCAACCCCCGTGCCCCCTGAAACTGGGGAGCCATATTGCCTCTCTCCAGAACCCACTCCCCTCGCTGAACCCATACTGGAAGTAGAAGTGACACTTAGCAAACCAGTTCCAGAATCTGAGTTCTCTTCCAGTCCTCTCCAGGTTCCCACCCCCCTGGCATCTCACAAGGTGGAAATTCTTCCTGAGCCTAATGGCACGGTCCTATCTGAGAATTTGGAACCAGAGTTGGAGTCGAGCCCAGAGcttgcccctctccctcccccggcTTGTCCCTCTGAATCCCCCATGCCCATTGCTCCAACTGCCCAACCTGAGGAACTGCTCAACGGAGCCCCCTCGCCACCAGCTGTGGACTTAAGCCCAGTCAGTGAACCAGAGGAGCAGGCCAAGGAGGCTACAGCATCGGTGGCTCCCCCCACCGTCCTTTCTGCCACTCCAGCTGTGGTTTCTCCAGCTGCTTCCCCTGCTCAGGAGGAGGAcatggaggaagaggaagaagaggaagaggaaggagaagctgagggtgagaagggaggagaggaacCGCTCCCCCTAGAGAGCACCCCTGTCCCAGCCCACCTGTCCCAGAATTTGGAGGTGGCATCAGCCACCCAAG TGGCAGTATCTGTGCCAAAGAGGAGACGGAAAATTAAGGAGCTCAATAAGAAGGAGACTGTAGGAGACCTTCTAGATGCCTTCAAGGAG GTGAACCCAGGAGTACCAGAGGTAGAAAATCAGCCTCCTGTAGGCAACAATCCCAGCCCAGAGCCTGAGGGCAGCAGTGTGCCCCCGCGACCTGAGGAAGCAGACGAGACCTGGGACTCAAAGGAAGACAAGATTCAAAATGCTGAGAACATCCAGCCGGGGGAACAGAAGTATGAATATAAGTCAG ATCAGTGGAAGCCTCTAAACCTTGAGGAGAAAAAGCGTTATGACCGTGAGTTCCTGCTTGGCTTTCAGTTCATCTTTGCCAGTATGCAGAAGCCAGAGGGATTGCCCCATATCAGTGATGTGGTGTTGGATAAG GCCAATAAAACACCATTGCGGCCACTGGATCCCGCTAGACTTCAAGGCATAAATTGTGGCCCAGACTTCACCCCATCCTTTGCCAACCTTGGCCGACCAGCCCTTAGCCGCGGGCCCCCGAGGGGTGGGCCAGGTGGGGAGCTGCCCCGAGGGCCG GCTGGTCTGGGACCCCGGCGATCTCAGCAGGGCTCCCGAAAGGAACCACGCAAGATCATTGCCACGGTGTCAATGACTGAAGATATAAAGCTGAACAAAGCAGAGAAGGCCTGGAAACCCAGTAGCAAGCGGACAGCGGCTGATAAGGACCGAGGGGAGGAGGACACTGATGGCAGCAAAACCCAG gaCCTGTTCCGCAGGGTGCGCTCCATCCTGAATAAGCTGACACCCCAGATGTTCCAGCAGCTGATGAAGCAGGTGACGCAGCTAGCCATCGACACCGAGGAACGCCTCAAAGGGGTCATTGACCTCATCTTCGAGAAGGCCATTTCAGAACCCAACTTCTCCGTGGCCTATGCCAACATGTGCCGCTGCCTCATGGCG CTGAAAGTGCCCACTACAGAAAAGCCAGCAGTGACTGTGAACTTCCGAAAACTGTTGTTAAACCGATGTCAGAAGGAGtttgaaaaagacaaagatgacGATGAGGTTTTTGAGAAGAAGCAAAAAGAGATGGATGAAGCTGCTACG GCAGAGGAACGGGGACGCCTGAAGGAAGAGCTGGAAGAGGCTCGAGACATAGCCCGGCGGCGCTCTTTAGGGAATATCAAGTTTATCGGGGAGTTGTTCAAGCTGAAGATGTTAACAGAGGCAATCATGCACGACTGTGTGGTTAAACTACTTAAGAACCATGATGAAGAGTCCCTCGAATGCCTTTGCCGTCTGCTCACCACCATTGGCAAAGACCTGGACTTTGAAAAGGCCAAG CCCCGGATGGATCAATATTTCAACCAGATGGAAAAAATCATTAAGGAAAAGAAGACTTCATCCCGAATCCGCTTTATGCTGCAAGACGTGCTGGATCTGCGACGG AGCAATTGGGTGCCGCGTCGAGGGGACCAGGGTCCCAAGACGATTGACCAAATCCACAAGGAAGCTGAGATGGAGGAGCATCGGGAGCACATAAAAGTGCAGCAGTTAATGGCCAAGGGCAGCGACAAGCGTCGGGGTGGCCCTCCAGGCCCACCCATCA GTCGTGGACTTCCACTTGTGGATGATGGTGGCTGGAACACAGTGCCCATCAGCAAGGGCAGCCGCCCTATTGACACCTCACGACTCACTAAGATCACGAAG CCTGGCTCCATTGATTCTAACAACCAGCTGTTTGCACCTGGAGGGCGATTGAGCTGGGGCAAGGGTAGCAGTGGAGGCTCAGGAGCCAAGCCCTCCGATGCAG CATCAGAAGCTGCTCGTCCAGCTACTAGTACCTTGAATCGCTTCTCAGCCCTTCAACAAGCAGTACCTACAGAAAGCACAGATAACAGACGTGTGGTACAGAG GAGTAGCTTGAGCCGGGAACGAGGTGAGAAAGCTGGGGACCGGGGAGACCGCCTAGAGCGGAGTGAACGGGGAGGTGACCGGCTTGATCGTGCACGGACACCCGCCACCAAGCGGAGCTTCAGCAAGGAAGTGGAGGAACGGAGTAGAGAGCGGccctctcagcctgagggacTGCGCAAGGCAGCTAGCCTCACGGAGGATCGGGACCGCGGGCGGGATGCTG TGAAGCGAGAAGCCGCCCTGCCCGCTGTGAGTCCCCCGAAGGCTGCGCTCTCTGAAGAGGAGCTGGAGAAGAAATCCAGGGCCATTATTGAGGAGTACCTCCATCTCAATGACATGAAG GAGGCGGTTCAGTGCGTGCAGGAGCTGGCCTCGCCCTCGCTGCTCTTCATCTTTGTGCGGCACGGCATCGAGTCCACGCTGGAGCGCAGCGCCATTGCCCGTGAGCACATGGGACGACTGCTGCACCAGCTGCTCTGTGCCGGGCACCTCTCCACTGCTCAGTACTACCAAGG GCTATATGAAATCCTGGAATTGGCTGAAGACATGGAAATTGACATCCCTCATGTGTGGCTCTACCTAGCAGAACTGGTAACGCCCATTCTGCATGAAGGTGGGATGCCCATGGGGGAGCTGTTCAG GGAGATTACAAAACCTCTGAGACCCCTGGGCAAAGCTGCTTCCCTGTTGCTGGAGATCCTGGGACTCCTATGCAAAAGCATG GGTCCCAAGAAGGTGGGGACGCTGTGGCGAGAGGCTGGACTCAGCTGGAAGGAATTTTTACCTGAAGGCCAGGATGTCGGTGCCTTTGTCACTGCACAG AAGGTGGAGTATACCTTGGGAGAGGAGTCAGAAGCCCTTGGCCAGAGGTTGCTGTCCTCTGAGGAGCTGAACAAGCAGCTGGAGAAGCTGCTGAAGGAGGGCAGCAGTAACCAGCGGGTGTTTGACTGGATAGAG GCCAACGTGAATGAGGAGCAGGTAGCATCCAACACATTAGTTCGAGCTCTCATGACAACAGTCTGCTACTCTGCAATTATCT TTGAGACTCCTCTCCGAGTGGATGTTGCGGTGCTGAAAGCGCGAGCGAAACTGCTACAGAAGTACCTGTGTGATGAGCAGACGGAGCTGCAGGCGCTCTATGCCCTCCAGGCCCTTGTAGTGACCTTAGAACAGCCCCCCA ACCTGCTTCGGATGTTCTTTGATGCGCTGTACGATGAGGACGTGGTGAAGGAGGACGCCTTCTATAGTTGGGAGAGTAGCAAGGACCCCGCTGAACAGCAGGGCAAGGGTGTGGCCCTTAAATCTGTCACAGCTTTCTTCAAGTGGCTTCGtgaggcggaggaggaggagtcTGACCACAACTGA